In one Streptomyces sp. NBC_00597 genomic region, the following are encoded:
- a CDS encoding STAS domain-containing protein — MHIRGDHAELAVGGRLDVRSAADARTALHTALDDGHGDLVLDLTGLDSWDATGLGVIMGAHRRAGRTGRRLVLRGVPPQMQRLLVATRLHRILAIEGGLEAESLPRV, encoded by the coding sequence ATGCACATCAGGGGCGACCACGCCGAACTCGCTGTCGGGGGCCGCCTCGACGTGCGCAGCGCGGCGGACGCCCGTACGGCCCTCCACACCGCGCTCGACGACGGCCACGGCGACCTCGTGCTGGACCTCACCGGGCTCGACTCCTGGGACGCGACCGGACTCGGCGTGATCATGGGAGCCCACCGGCGGGCCGGCCGGACCGGCCGCCGCCTCGTCCTGCGCGGAGTGCCGCCGCAGATGCAGCGCCTCCTCGTCGCCACCCGACTGCACCGCATCCTCGCGATCGAGGGCGGCCTGGAAGCGGAATCCCTCCCGCGGGTCTGA
- a CDS encoding 3-hydroxyacyl-CoA dehydrogenase family protein has translation MAGKLAVIGAGLMGSGIAQVSAQAGWDVVLRDVTDAALTRGTDGIKASYDKFVSKGKMTAEDAEAALARIKTTTDLDAVADVDIVVEAVFEKLEVKHEIFRALDKLVRDDAILASNTSAIPITKIAAVTERPERVVGAHFFSPVPMMQLCELVRGYKTSDETLAATRAFAESVGKTCIVVNRDVAGFVTTRLISALIVEAAKLYESGVASAEDIDIACKLGFGHAMGPLATADLTGVDILLHATSNIYTESQDEKFAPPELMRRMVDAGDFGRKSGQGFYKH, from the coding sequence GTGGCTGGGAAGCTCGCCGTCATCGGTGCCGGACTTATGGGTTCCGGAATTGCTCAGGTCTCCGCTCAGGCGGGGTGGGACGTCGTTCTGCGTGATGTCACCGACGCCGCGCTGACCCGCGGCACCGACGGCATCAAGGCCTCGTACGACAAGTTCGTCTCCAAGGGCAAGATGACGGCCGAGGACGCCGAGGCCGCGCTCGCCCGCATCAAGACGACCACCGACCTCGACGCGGTCGCCGACGTCGACATCGTCGTCGAGGCCGTCTTCGAGAAGCTTGAGGTCAAGCACGAGATCTTCCGCGCGCTCGACAAGCTCGTCCGGGACGACGCGATCCTCGCGTCCAACACCTCCGCCATCCCGATCACCAAGATCGCGGCCGTGACGGAGCGTCCGGAGCGGGTCGTCGGCGCGCACTTCTTCTCGCCCGTCCCGATGATGCAGCTCTGCGAGCTCGTCCGCGGCTACAAGACGAGCGACGAGACCCTCGCGGCCACGCGCGCGTTCGCCGAGTCCGTCGGCAAGACCTGCATCGTCGTCAACCGCGACGTCGCCGGTTTCGTGACGACCCGTCTGATCTCCGCCCTGATCGTGGAAGCCGCGAAGCTGTACGAATCGGGTGTGGCCTCCGCCGAGGACATCGACATCGCCTGCAAGCTCGGCTTCGGCCACGCCATGGGACCGCTGGCCACCGCCGACCTCACGGGCGTCGACATCCTGCTGCACGCCACCAGCAACATCTACACCGAGTCCCAGGACGAGAAGTTCGCGCCGCCGGAGCTCATGCGCCGCATGGTGGACGCCGGCGACTTCGGACGCAAGAGCGGGCAGGGCTTCTACAAGCACTGA
- a CDS encoding cob(I)yrinic acid a,c-diamide adenosyltransferase produces the protein MVNLTRIYTRTGDKGTTALGDMSRTAKTDLRISAYADANEANAAIGTAIALGSLPEDVVKVLVRVQNDLFDVGADLCTPVVENPEYPPLRVEQFYVDKLEADCDLFNERLEKLRSFILPGGTPGAALLHQACTVVRRAERSTWAALEVHGEVMNPLTATYLNRLSDLLFILARTANKELGDVLWVPGGER, from the coding sequence ATGGTGAACCTCACGCGCATCTACACCCGCACCGGCGACAAGGGCACGACCGCGCTCGGCGACATGAGCCGCACGGCCAAGACCGATCTGCGGATCTCCGCGTACGCCGACGCCAACGAGGCCAACGCGGCCATCGGCACGGCGATCGCCCTCGGCAGCCTGCCCGAGGATGTCGTGAAGGTCCTGGTTCGGGTGCAGAACGACCTGTTCGACGTCGGCGCCGACCTGTGCACCCCGGTCGTCGAGAACCCCGAGTACCCGCCGCTGCGCGTCGAGCAGTTCTACGTCGACAAGCTCGAAGCGGACTGCGACCTCTTCAACGAGCGGCTGGAGAAGCTGCGCAGCTTCATCCTCCCCGGCGGCACCCCCGGCGCGGCCCTGCTGCACCAGGCCTGCACGGTGGTCCGGCGCGCCGAGCGCTCCACCTGGGCGGCCCTGGAGGTGCACGGCGAGGTGATGAACCCGCTGACCGCCACCTACCTGAACCGCCTCTCCGACCTCCTCTTCATCCTCGCCCGTACGGCCAACAAGGAGCTCGGCGACGTCCTCTGGGTGCCCGGCGGCGAGCGCTAG
- a CDS encoding ATP-binding protein has product MDRTQGQPEPMERPAAVPATSGTSGAPAPAAPAPVARIVTLTTGDFTLTVNPVDGSEIEPRRPGTGGTAPAKRGAADRIARDAAARPPVLPGPAVPTPPLLARDEERERLVRLLGRGRSVRLTGPAGSGRTALLDAVAAACAGLAPDGVVRLSGYGHQQPGELLHALYAAVYEASVERPDRTQLLTRVRDIGAIVLLDDLEMGGAPLDELLRATPECAYLLATTPDTRAPSDDSHLEEVFLGGLGRAECLELLETGTGRPLTEEETAWAGDLRFASEGLPLRFVQAAALLRQRDERNLAASDDEDDEPGVFEERQRNAAFTPLPTLAEGAAPAELLASRVSESARAALRIACALGGELPHHAHLPALVGDTHADAAVAELLGCGLLTPVGTRYRLAAGVARQLEEAGFGDTEAEEARTAARHYAWWTGHASVTPERVAAEADAVLAALAGADVVAAVLLARTAAPAFAASRHWEAWERVLRSGAEAARKAGEVAEQAYFHHELGVLALCEGRLDRARAELEASIGLRGALADKRGTVAGRRALALVTDREKAGVEVSPPLRLEAPVAAAHAVTAVVPAVAATAKTPALPALPAFPALPAASAASAAPTTPMAPVVPVIGRPTAAPTTLSEVFEDAFPLDPKPTVAAAPAAPSAPPAPRARALRKPVVLAAAGALAAVVLGTVVGLALTGSDDAETPAGGTGGPAASSTPTPGQGVPNTSGNDPAPDPGTPAPDASEPVAPEAGSSPDPNQPSRTPSRKPQTPATRTPATTNPKPPTSDPDPDPTPPTTTPPATPTPTPTPTPTPTAGPVGSPTAT; this is encoded by the coding sequence ATGGACCGCACGCAGGGGCAGCCCGAACCGATGGAGCGGCCCGCGGCGGTGCCCGCGACGTCCGGGACTTCGGGGGCACCCGCACCGGCGGCCCCCGCCCCCGTCGCACGGATCGTGACCCTCACCACCGGGGACTTCACCCTGACCGTGAACCCCGTCGACGGCAGCGAGATCGAGCCGCGCCGGCCCGGCACCGGCGGCACCGCCCCCGCCAAGCGCGGCGCGGCCGACCGCATCGCCCGTGACGCCGCTGCGCGGCCGCCCGTCCTGCCCGGACCCGCCGTCCCCACCCCGCCGCTGCTCGCCCGCGACGAGGAACGGGAGCGGCTCGTACGGCTGCTGGGCCGCGGCCGCTCCGTACGGCTGACCGGACCCGCCGGGTCCGGCCGCACCGCCCTCCTCGACGCGGTCGCCGCCGCGTGCGCGGGGCTGGCGCCCGACGGTGTCGTACGGCTCAGCGGATACGGGCACCAGCAGCCCGGCGAGCTGCTTCACGCGCTGTACGCCGCCGTGTACGAGGCCTCCGTGGAGCGCCCCGATCGGACCCAACTCCTCACCCGCGTACGAGACATCGGCGCCATCGTGCTCCTCGACGACCTGGAGATGGGCGGCGCCCCCCTCGACGAGCTGCTCCGCGCCACTCCCGAATGCGCCTACCTGCTGGCCACCACCCCCGACACCCGCGCCCCCTCCGACGACTCGCACCTCGAAGAGGTCTTCCTCGGCGGCCTCGGCCGGGCCGAGTGCCTGGAACTCCTCGAAACGGGCACGGGGCGGCCGCTGACCGAGGAGGAGACCGCCTGGGCGGGAGACCTGCGGTTCGCCTCCGAGGGGCTGCCGCTGCGCTTCGTCCAGGCGGCCGCCCTGCTGCGCCAGCGCGACGAGCGCAACCTCGCCGCGTCCGACGACGAGGACGACGAACCCGGCGTCTTCGAAGAGCGGCAGCGGAACGCGGCGTTCACGCCCCTGCCGACCCTGGCCGAGGGCGCGGCCCCCGCCGAGCTGCTGGCCTCCCGGGTCAGCGAGTCGGCGCGGGCGGCGCTGCGGATCGCCTGCGCGCTCGGCGGCGAACTGCCGCACCACGCCCACCTGCCCGCCCTCGTGGGGGACACCCATGCCGACGCGGCGGTCGCCGAACTACTCGGCTGCGGACTGCTCACCCCGGTCGGCACGCGCTACCGGCTGGCCGCCGGGGTCGCACGGCAGCTGGAGGAGGCCGGGTTCGGGGACACCGAGGCGGAGGAGGCCCGTACGGCCGCCCGCCACTACGCCTGGTGGACCGGACACGCCTCGGTGACCCCGGAGCGGGTCGCGGCGGAAGCCGACGCCGTGCTGGCGGCACTGGCCGGTGCCGATGTGGTGGCCGCCGTACTGCTCGCCCGGACCGCGGCCCCGGCGTTCGCGGCCTCCCGGCACTGGGAGGCCTGGGAACGGGTGCTGCGCTCCGGTGCGGAGGCCGCGCGCAAGGCGGGAGAGGTCGCGGAGCAGGCGTACTTCCACCACGAACTCGGCGTACTCGCGCTGTGCGAGGGGCGCCTGGACCGGGCGCGGGCCGAACTGGAGGCCTCCATAGGCCTGCGGGGCGCGCTCGCCGACAAGCGGGGCACGGTGGCGGGGCGCAGGGCGCTCGCACTGGTCACGGACCGCGAGAAGGCGGGCGTGGAGGTGTCGCCGCCGCTGCGGCTGGAGGCGCCGGTGGCTGCGGCTCACGCGGTGACGGCGGTGGTGCCGGCGGTGGCCGCGACCGCGAAGACCCCCGCGCTCCCTGCACTCCCCGCGTTCCCCGCACTCCCCGCGGCATCTGCGGCTTCCGCCGCTCCCACGACCCCGATGGCGCCCGTCGTGCCGGTGATCGGGCGGCCGACGGCGGCGCCGACGACGTTGTCGGAGGTGTTCGAGGATGCGTTCCCCCTCGACCCGAAGCCGACGGTGGCCGCCGCGCCGGCCGCGCCCTCGGCCCCGCCGGCGCCGCGTGCGCGGGCGCTGCGCAAGCCGGTGGTGTTGGCGGCGGCGGGGGCCCTGGCAGCGGTCGTGCTGGGCACGGTGGTGGGCCTGGCGCTGACGGGCTCGGACGACGCCGAGACCCCCGCGGGCGGTACCGGAGGTCCGGCGGCGTCGTCGACGCCTACGCCTGGGCAGGGCGTGCCGAACACGAGCGGGAACGATCCTGCACCGGACCCGGGGACCCCGGCCCCCGACGCCTCGGAGCCGGTCGCCCCGGAAGCGGGCTCCAGCCCGGACCCGAACCAGCCGTCCCGCACCCCGTCCCGCAAGCCGCAGACCCCGGCGACGCGCACCCCGGCGACGACGAACCCGAAGCCGCCGACCTCGGACCCGGACCCGGACCCGACGCCCCCCACGACGACTCCGCCTGCGACCCCTACTCCGACTCCGACCCCCACGCCGACGCCGACGGCGGGCCCGGTCGGCAGCCCGACGGCCACGTAG